The following coding sequences lie in one Sesamum indicum cultivar Zhongzhi No. 13 linkage group LG9, S_indicum_v1.0, whole genome shotgun sequence genomic window:
- the LOC105170743 gene encoding auxin-responsive protein SAUR50-like: MYRSNIEFTVKQKHLVLLTRNTHTQGPFLTKSRFLHKLRSMSKTRTRGKIGGILKLKIVLERLQKSLILGKKFSCDDEMEEIPVPEDVKEGHFAVIAEDDDELKRFIVPLSCLTHPSFLRLLEQAAEEYGFDHEGALTVPCRPSELERILAERWAEERGSRVAAGGGVHKWGSCNKTTLKSY, from the coding sequence ATGTACAGATCAAACATAGAATTCACTGTCAAACAAAAGCATCTTGTGTTGCTTACAAGAAACACGCACACACAAGGGCCCTTTTTGACTAAGTCCCGTTTCCTACACAAATTAAGGAGCATGTCCAAGACTAGAACAAGAGGCAAAATTGGTGGCATTTTAAAGCTCAAGATAGTGTTGGAAAGGCTGCAGAAGAGTCTAATTCTAGGGAAGAAATTTTCTTGCGACGACGAGATGGAAGAGATTCCGGTGCCGGAAGACGTAAAGGAAGGGCATTTTGCTGTGATCGCGGAGGACGACGATGAACTCAAGAGATTCATCGTGCCGTTGAGTTGCCTCACGCACCCGTCATTCTTGAGGCTATTGGAGCAAGCTGCTGAGGAGTATGGCTTTGACCATGAGGGCGCCTTGACGGTCCCCTGCCGGCCGAGCGAGCTCGAGCGGATTCTGGCGGAGCGGTGGGCAGAGGAAAGGGGGTCTAGGGTTGCCGCCGGTGGTGGTGTTCATAAGTGGGGTTCATGCAATAAAACTACGTTGAAGAGCTACTAA